The following are from one region of the Arachis duranensis cultivar V14167 chromosome 10, aradu.V14167.gnm2.J7QH, whole genome shotgun sequence genome:
- the LOC107469817 gene encoding growth-regulating factor 1 translates to MGEFGVSLKETKKNSVAAATSNSNVLGLGSVSNKVQVQQQQQHNNININNNYLEAFPSKTRMMMMMMMVHHNHHHHPFDSDSSASALGDDGDGDGPTLQHHLLTTNHNHSINNAAAANSGVNTVVVDDDDDGAAASVEETRQPLQQPFHFSHSPYYSPSSATTTTTTTTTTTRYPFKSPGTSGGMMAASLGRFPFTSAQWRELERQAMIYKYMMASIPVPPELLLMPIAAASRSSPLEGGGGGGGFNLRLSSSNNNDAEPNRCRRTDGKKWRCSREVAPNHKYCERHMHRGRTRSRKPVELHNNNNNNGHNLLKRARHDSHPYAASSAAVTVAFSNHSTRKDPSSPHFLASATTNHHSYLESASSLSLHNFGAGSVPSSREPRGLDWMLNGDPISLGTSDSEWNTLMNNNKVGFNAMSSCSNTEPQYMNSFPVYSPGLDQQHNKRSPTFLNPVLVPMETLQSDKPRVFIDAWSDAATDQETNDADNKNSVSSIEKLSLSSLDLSMGGGYMHEEVGLGLMEEPEPEENNTSNGNKSGFSNWPTPPPWVASTTTPGGPLAEVLMPSTVTSTNDGAAATSNSNLSSPATTMVSSPSGVLHKTLASLSDSSSNSSPRVPSSGANSEIALLRFNQK, encoded by the exons ATGGGTGAATTTGGCGTTTCGCTCaaggaaactaaaaaaaatagtgtTGCTGCTGCTACTAGTAATAGTAATGTTCTTGGGTTGGGTAGTGTGAGTAACAAGGTGCAggtgcagcagcagcagcagcataataatattaatattaataataattatcttGAAGCATTTCCTAGTAAGacgaggatgatgatgatgatgatgatggtgcaTCATaatcatcaccaccatccatttgACAGTGATTCATCTGCTTCTGCTCTCGgtgatgatggtgatggtgatggtcCCACGCTTCAGCACCATTTGTTAACTACTAATCATAATCATAGTATAAACAACGCTGCAGCTGCTAATAGTGGTGTTAATACcgttgttgttgatgatgatgatgatggtgcaGCAGCATCTGTAGAAGAAACAAGACAACCTTTGCAGCAGCCATTTCACTTTTCTCACTCTCCGTATTATTCTCCTTCTTCTGCTACTACAACTACAACCACAACCACAACCACTACTCGCTATCCCTTCAAATCGCCAG GAACAAGTGGTGGAATGATGGCGGCATCTTTAGGGAGGTTCCCTTTCACAAGTGCGCAATGGAGGGAACTTGAAAGACAAGCTATGATTTACAAGTACATGATGGCTTCTATTCCTGTTCCTCCTGAGCTACTCCTTATGCCTATCGCTGCTGCTTCTCGCTCATCTCCTT tggaaggaggaggaggtggtggtggtttCAATCTGAGGCTTTCAAGCAGTAACAATAATGATGCAGAACCAAATAGGTGCAGGAGAACAGATGGTAAGAAATGGAGATGTTCAAGAGAGGTTGCTCCTAATCACAAGTACTGTGAGCGTCATATGCATAGAGGCCGTACCCGTTCAAGAAAGCCTGTGGAActtcacaacaacaacaacaacaatggacaCAATCTACTTAAGAGGGCTCGCCATGATTCTCATCCTTATGCTGCCTCTAGTGCTGCTGTTACTGTCGCATTCTCTAACCACTCTACAAGGAAAGATCCTTCTTCACCTCATTTTCTTGCTTCTGCTACCACCAATCATCATTCATACCTTGAATCTGcttcttccctttctcttcACAACTTCGGTGCTGGTTCTGTTCCATCAAGTAGGGAGCCCAG GGGGTTGGATTGGATGCTGAATGGAGATCCTATTTCGCTTGGAACATCGGATTCAGAATGGAACACTCTGATGAACAACAACAAAGTTGGATTCAATGCTATGAGTTCCTGCAGTAACACTGAGCCTCAATATATGAACTCATTCCCAGTCTATAGCCCTGGATTGGATCAACAACACAACAAGCGCTCTCCAACTTTCCTTAACCCTGTTCTGGTTCCTATGGAAACTCTCCAATCTGATAAACCAAGGGTTTTCATCGATGCTTGGTCGGACGCGGCAACAGATCAAGAAACTAATGATGCCGATAACAAAAACTCTGTTTCATCAATTGAGAAATTgtccctctcttctcttgatTTATCAATGGGAGGTGGATATATGCATGAAGAAGTGGGGTTAGGCCTAATGGAAGAGCCAGAGCCAGAAGAGAACAACACAAGCAATGGCAATAAATCTGGCTTCTCAAATTGGCCCACACCACCACCTTGGGTAGCTTCAACCACCACACCTGGTGGTCCACTAGCTGAAGTTCTCATGCCAAGTACGGTCACTTCAACCAATGATGGTGCCGCCGCCACTTCCAATTCGAATCTGTCGTCTCCGGCCACGACAATGGTGTCATCTCCATCTGGGGTATTGCACAAGACACTTGCTTCATTGTCTGATAGCAGTAGCAATAGCAGCCCAAGGGTTCCATCTTCAGGGGCAAATTCTGAAATTGCCTTGCTCAGGTTCAATCAGAAGTAG